Proteins co-encoded in one Malus domestica chromosome 09, GDT2T_hap1 genomic window:
- the LOC103411255 gene encoding protein THYLAKOID FORMATION1, chloroplastic-like, translating to MAAVASLSFSALSQCSDRKSVVSSARNLGSNAEGIRFRTSISSHYGGIRASSSSSRMVVHCMAGSSDAPTVADTKLNFLKAYKRPIPSVYNSVLQELIVQQHLMKYKRTYRYDPVFALGFVTVYDQLMDGYPSDEDREAIFQAYIKALNEDPEQYRTDAQKLEEWARAQTSSSLVEFPSREGEVEVALKDIAERAAGKESFSYSRFFAIGLFRLLEVAKATEPTVLEKLCAALNIDKRSVDRDLDVYRNLLSKLVQAKELLREYVAREKKKREERVETQKASETVTKCLGDYVCQ from the exons atGGCGGCCGTTGCTTCTCTGTCTTTCTCGGCGCTCAGTCAATGCTCTGATAGAAAATCGGTCGTCTCGTCCGCTCGGAATTTGGGCTCCAACGCCGAAGGCATTCGATTCCGTACGAGCATTTCCAGCCATTACGGTGGAATTCGAGCTTCGAGTTCGAGCTCTCGCATGGTGGTTCATTGCATGGCAGGGTCGTCAG ATGCTCCGACTGTGGCGGATACAAAGTTGAATTTTTTGAAGGCGTATAAGCGACCAATCCCTAGCGTTTACAACAGTGTGCTACAGGAGCTGATTGTCCAGCAACATTTGATGAAGTACAAGAGGACATACCGGTATGATCCTGTGTTTGCTCTTGGTTTTGTCACTGTATACGATCAACTCATGGATGGATACCCCAGCGATGAGGATCGGGAGGCAATCTTCCAAGCGTACATTAAAGCTTTAAATGAGGACCCAGAGCAATACAG AACTGATGCACAAAAGTTGGAAGAGTGGGCTCGGGCACAAACTTCTAGTTCATTAGTAGAGTTTCCATCCAGAGAAGGAGAAGTCGAGGTAGCACTGAAGGACATTGCAGAAAGGGCAGCAGGCAAAGAAAGTTTTAGCTACAGTCGTTTCTTTGCTATTGGGCTTTTTCGTCTTCTTGAGGTGGCAAAAGCAACTGAACCAACAGTATTAGAAAAG TTATGTGCAGCCTTAAACATTGACAAAAGAAGTGTGGACCGGGACCTTGATGTGTACCGCAATCTGCTTTCCAAGCTGGTTCAGGCCAAAGAACTGCTAAGGGAATATGTGGCCAG ggagaagaagaaaagagaagaaagggtGGAAACACAGAAGGCCAGTGAAACAGTTACGAAATGTTTGGGGGATTATGTTTGCCAGTAA